In Buchnera aphidicola (Lipaphis pseudobrassicae), a genomic segment contains:
- the pyrB gene encoding aspartate carbamoyltransferase: MINPLFKKNILSINELKRNELELILKKSKTLKKQSQPDLLKNKIIASCFFEASTRTRLSFETAVYRLGASIIGFSDGNNISLKKKGETLADTISVISSYVDAIIIRHPQEGSARLASEFSNGIPIFNAGDGANQHPTQTLLDLFTIQETQDRLTHLNIAMVGDLKYGRTVHSLTQALAKFKNNKFFFISPDALIMPNYINDMLYKKEIFWTRCKNIEEIISEIDILYMTRVQKERLDPTEYANAKSKFVLCAKTLQHARRNLKILHPLPRIDEINNDVDNTPYAWYFKQAANGIYARQAILSLVLIEKH; encoded by the coding sequence TTGATAAATCCTTTATTTAAAAAAAATATTCTTTCAATTAATGAACTTAAACGAAATGAATTAGAATTAATTTTAAAAAAATCTAAAACTCTTAAAAAACAATCACAACCTGATTTATTAAAAAATAAAATTATAGCTAGTTGTTTTTTTGAAGCATCTACTCGTACTCGTTTATCATTTGAAACAGCTGTTTATCGATTAGGAGCATCTATAATAGGATTTTCTGATGGAAATAATATTTCTTTAAAAAAAAAAGGAGAAACGTTAGCAGATACTATATCAGTAATCAGTTCTTATGTTGATGCAATTATTATTCGACATCCTCAAGAAGGATCTGCACGATTAGCTTCTGAATTCTCTAATGGAATACCAATATTTAATGCAGGCGATGGAGCAAATCAACATCCAACACAAACACTTTTAGACTTGTTTACTATTCAAGAAACTCAAGATAGATTAACTCACTTAAATATCGCCATGGTTGGAGATTTAAAGTACGGAAGAACAGTGCATTCATTAACACAAGCATTAGCTAAATTTAAAAATAATAAATTTTTTTTTATTTCTCCTGATGCGTTAATTATGCCTAATTATATTAATGATATGCTTTATAAAAAAGAAATTTTTTGGACAAGATGTAAAAATATTGAAGAAATCATTTCTGAAATAGACATTCTTTATATGACACGAGTTCAAAAAGAAAGACTCGATCCAACTGAATATGCAAATGCAAAATCAAAATTTGTACTATGTGCTAAAACTTTACAACATGCACGTAGAAATTTAAAAATACTACATCCTCTTCCTCGAATAGATGAAATAAACAATGATGTTGATAATACACCTTATGCTTGGTATTTTAAGCAAGCAGCAAATGGAATTTATGCTCGTCAAGCTATTTTATCTTTAGTACTAATAGAAAAACACTAA
- the pyrI gene encoding aspartate carbamoyltransferase regulatory subunit — MQINKLQVEAIKSGSVIDHIPAHIGFKLLALFRFTETEKRITIGLNLPSKKLGKKDIIKIENTFLSDDQINQLAIYAPNATVNYINEYNLVGKIFPTLPKRIDRILICPNSNCVSNHNFITSSFILKNDKFCNMYLKCKYCEKEFSKNIVLSH, encoded by the coding sequence ATGCAAATTAATAAACTGCAAGTAGAAGCAATTAAATCTGGTAGTGTCATTGATCATATACCAGCTCATATTGGATTTAAATTACTAGCTTTATTTAGATTTACAGAAACAGAAAAACGGATTACTATAGGTTTAAATCTACCTTCTAAAAAATTAGGTAAAAAAGATATTATCAAAATCGAAAATACTTTCTTGAGTGATGATCAGATTAATCAATTAGCTATTTATGCTCCAAACGCAACTGTAAACTATATTAATGAATATAATCTAGTAGGGAAAATTTTTCCTACTTTACCAAAGAGAATAGACAGAATTTTAATTTGTCCAAATAGCAATTGTGTTAGTAATCATAATTTTATCACTTCTAGTTTTATTTTAAAAAACGACAAATTTTGTAATATGTATTTAAAATGCAAATATTGTGAAAAAGAGTTTTCTAAAAATATAGTTTTATCACATTAA
- a CDS encoding Rid family detoxifying hydrolase → MNHIINTKNAPKPIGPYSQAIKIDNILILSGQIPVDVKSSYIPENISEQTYLVLTNIKSILIASGFLVKDIIKTTIFTTELKKIEIINEIYMKFFLDNKSQFPARSCVEVKSLPKNVKIEIEAMAFKHNKIST, encoded by the coding sequence ATGAATCATATAATTAACACTAAAAATGCACCTAAACCTATTGGTCCCTATTCACAAGCTATTAAAATAGATAATATTCTTATTTTATCTGGACAGATACCTGTTGATGTAAAATCTAGTTATATTCCAGAAAATATTTCTGAACAAACATATCTTGTACTAACTAATATAAAATCAATTTTAATTGCATCAGGATTTCTTGTGAAAGATATTATAAAAACAACAATTTTTACTACTGAATTAAAAAAAATTGAAATTATTAATGAAATTTATATGAAATTTTTTTTAGATAATAAATCACAATTTCCTGCTAGATCTTGCGTAGAAGTTAAATCGTTACCTAAAAATGTAAAAATAGAAATTGAAGCAATGGCATTTAAACATAATAAAATTTCAACTTAA
- a CDS encoding DEAD/DEAH family ATP-dependent RNA helicase yields the protein MTRIESTFSFLGLNPFIIQSLTEMGYVKPSPIQATCIPLLLAGHDVLGMAQTGSGKTAAFSLPLLHNLNINLKSPQILVLAPTRELAVQVAEAFSDFSKYMIGIHVLPLYGGQRYELQLRALRQGPQIVVGTPGRLLDHLKRGTLNLSNLHGLVLDEADEMLRMGFIEDVETIMTKIPKDHQTALFSATMPEAIRRISKRFMKNPKEIKIQSNITTRPDIKQSYWMVYGRKTDALIRFLEAEDFSATIIFVRTKNATLEVSEALERNGYNSAALNGDMNQALREQTLERLKNGRLDILIATDVAARGLDVDRISFVINYDIPMDAESYVHRIGRTGRAGRAGRALLFVENRERRLLRNIERTIKQSILEVQLPKIELLSQRRLEQFAKRVQQELESRDLEEYASLLDKLYSSDDLDIKTLAAALLKMAQGERPLIIKKDIDNRIFRKTQDDRSNKREDNNRNNRSRRERRDNKDIDLYRIEVGRNDGVEVRHIVGAIANEGNINSRNIGNIKLFPSYSTIELPKGLSKNVLNNFTRTRILNKLINIKLLKDSSTYELKISNRSLFSRDKSNNRRFPENRINKSNTTKNELKSSFFRRRNV from the coding sequence ATGACTCGTATTGAAAGCACATTTTCTTTTCTTGGTTTAAATCCTTTTATTATTCAATCTTTAACTGAAATGGGATATGTTAAACCTTCTCCTATTCAAGCAACTTGCATTCCTTTACTTCTAGCAGGGCACGATGTATTAGGAATGGCACAAACTGGAAGCGGTAAAACAGCTGCTTTTTCATTGCCTTTATTACATAATCTTAATATTAATTTAAAATCCCCTCAAATATTGGTATTAGCACCTACAAGAGAATTAGCAGTACAAGTTGCTGAAGCTTTTTCTGATTTTTCTAAATATATGATTGGAATACATGTATTACCTTTATATGGTGGTCAAAGATATGAATTACAATTACGAGCATTACGACAAGGACCACAAATTGTTGTAGGAACTCCAGGTCGTTTATTAGATCATTTAAAAAGAGGTACTCTTAATCTTTCGAATTTACATGGATTAGTTTTAGATGAAGCAGATGAAATGTTACGTATGGGATTTATAGAAGATGTAGAAACAATTATGACTAAAATTCCTAAAGATCATCAGACAGCACTTTTTTCTGCAACTATGCCTGAAGCGATACGTCGCATTTCTAAACGATTTATGAAAAATCCAAAAGAAATCAAAATACAATCTAATATCACTACACGTCCAGATATTAAGCAAAGTTATTGGATGGTATATGGCAGAAAAACTGATGCATTGATTCGTTTTTTAGAAGCAGAAGACTTTTCTGCAACAATTATATTTGTTAGAACTAAAAATGCGACTTTAGAAGTATCTGAAGCTTTAGAGCGTAATGGATATAATAGTGCAGCGTTGAATGGAGATATGAATCAAGCATTAAGAGAACAAACATTAGAACGATTAAAAAATGGTCGATTAGATATTTTAATTGCAACAGATGTTGCTGCACGTGGTTTAGATGTCGATCGTATTAGTTTTGTTATTAACTATGACATTCCAATGGATGCAGAATCTTACGTACATCGTATAGGCAGAACAGGTCGCGCTGGTCGAGCTGGTCGCGCTTTATTATTTGTTGAAAATCGTGAACGTCGTTTATTGCGTAATATAGAACGTACTATTAAACAATCTATTTTAGAAGTTCAATTACCAAAAATTGAATTATTATCTCAAAGACGTCTAGAACAATTTGCAAAAAGAGTACAGCAAGAATTAGAAAGTCGAGATTTAGAGGAATATGCTAGTTTATTAGATAAATTATATTCATCAGATGATTTAGATATAAAAACTTTAGCCGCTGCTTTATTGAAGATGGCTCAAGGTGAACGTCCTTTGATTATAAAAAAAGATATAGACAATCGTATATTTCGAAAAACTCAAGATGATCGTAGTAATAAACGTGAAGATAATAATCGTAACAATCGATCACGTCGTGAACGTCGTGATAATAAAGATATAGATTTATATCGTATTGAAGTAGGACGTAATGATGGTGTTGAAGTAAGACATATTGTTGGAGCAATTGCAAATGAAGGAAATATTAATAGCAGAAATATTGGTAATATTAAATTGTTTCCTAGTTATTCTACTATTGAATTGCCAAAAGGATTGTCTAAAAATGTACTAAACAATTTCACTCGTACAAGAATATTAAACAAATTAATCAATATAAAGCTATTAAAAGATTCTAGTACATATGAACTAAAAATATCTAACCGATCTCTGTTTTCTAGAGATAAAAGTAATAATCGTCGTTTTCCTGAAAATCGTATAAATAAATCTAATACTACTAAAAATGAATTAAAATCATCTTTTTTCCGTCGTAGAAATGTTTAA
- the pnp gene encoding polyribonucleotide nucleotidyltransferase, translating into MLNPIVRKFQYGQHTITLETGLMARQATAAIMASMDDTAVFVTVVGQKKIYTGQKFFPLTVNYQERTYAAGRIPGGFFRREGRPSENEILIARLIDRPIRPLFPKNFFNEIQIIATVVSVNPQINPDIISIIGASAALSLSGIPFYGPVGAARVGYIENQYILNPTSDDMKNSSLDLVISGTQNAVLMVEAEAKILNEEKILEAITFGHQQQQVVINNIRSLSNEASKLPWPAFYPETNKTLELKIIELAEKDIYAAYLIFNKQERFEKLNFIREEIIKFFFKEDCNIDQAEIEDILYKIEKKIVRKRILNNETRIDGREKDMIRALDVRTGVLPRTHGSALFTRGETQSLAAVTLGTSRDAQNLDELLGDRTDNFLFHYNFPPYSVGEIGIVGSPKRREIGHGRLAKRSLLAVMPKLEDFPYTIRIVSEITESNGSSSMASVCSASLALMDAGVPIQSAVAGISMGLVKEGDQYILLSDILGDEDHLGDMDFKVSGTDKGITALQMDIKIEGVNNQIIREALNTARAARLHILSVMNQALNKSRKEISEFAPRIHTMKINPEKIKDIIGKGGSVIRMLTEETGTIIEIEDNGIIKISASVREKATNAIRRIEEITAEIEVGRIYSGKVTRIVDFGAFVSIGFGKEGLVHISQISEKRVEKVSDHLKIDQIISVKVLEIDRQGRLRLSIKETENFIISNNSINNNII; encoded by the coding sequence TTGCTAAATCCCATTGTACGTAAATTTCAATATGGTCAACATACGATTACTTTAGAAACGGGTCTAATGGCTAGACAAGCTACAGCGGCTATTATGGCCAGCATGGATGATACTGCAGTTTTTGTCACTGTTGTCGGACAAAAAAAAATATATACAGGACAAAAATTTTTTCCGCTTACTGTGAATTATCAAGAACGTACATATGCTGCGGGTCGTATACCAGGTGGTTTTTTTAGAAGAGAAGGACGTCCAAGTGAAAATGAAATATTAATCGCTCGATTAATAGATAGACCTATTCGTCCCTTATTTCCTAAAAATTTTTTTAATGAAATTCAGATAATTGCAACAGTAGTATCAGTTAATCCACAAATTAATCCAGATATTATTTCTATCATAGGAGCATCAGCAGCATTAAGTTTGTCAGGAATTCCGTTTTATGGACCAGTAGGAGCTGCTAGAGTAGGATATATTGAAAATCAATATATTTTAAACCCTACCAGCGATGATATGAAAAATAGTTCTTTAGATTTAGTAATCTCAGGAACTCAAAATGCTGTTCTTATGGTAGAAGCAGAAGCAAAAATATTAAATGAAGAAAAGATTCTTGAAGCTATCACATTTGGACACCAACAACAACAAGTAGTAATTAATAATATTCGTTCTTTATCAAATGAAGCTAGTAAACTTCCTTGGCCTGCATTTTATCCAGAGACTAATAAAACATTAGAATTGAAAATAATAGAATTAGCAGAAAAAGATATATATGCTGCTTATTTAATATTTAATAAACAAGAACGATTTGAGAAATTAAATTTTATTAGAGAAGAAATAATAAAATTCTTCTTTAAAGAGGATTGCAATATAGATCAAGCAGAAATAGAAGATATTTTATATAAAATTGAAAAAAAAATTGTACGAAAAAGAATATTAAATAATGAAACACGTATTGACGGACGCGAAAAAGATATGATACGTGCGTTAGATGTTCGAACAGGAGTTTTACCAAGAACACATGGTTCTGCTTTATTTACTAGAGGAGAAACTCAATCTTTAGCAGCAGTAACCTTAGGAACATCTCGAGATGCACAAAACTTAGATGAATTACTAGGAGATAGAACAGATAATTTTTTATTTCATTACAATTTTCCACCTTATTCAGTTGGAGAAATAGGAATTGTAGGATCCCCTAAAAGAAGAGAAATTGGTCATGGTCGTCTTGCTAAAAGAAGTTTATTGGCTGTAATGCCTAAATTAGAAGATTTCCCTTATACTATTAGAATAGTATCTGAAATAACTGAATCTAATGGATCTTCTTCGATGGCATCTGTTTGTAGTGCTTCTCTCGCATTAATGGATGCAGGCGTGCCTATTCAATCTGCTGTTGCTGGAATATCAATGGGTTTAGTAAAGGAAGGAGATCAATACATTTTACTTTCAGATATTTTAGGCGATGAAGATCATTTAGGAGATATGGATTTTAAAGTATCTGGTACAGATAAAGGTATTACAGCTTTACAAATGGATATAAAAATAGAGGGTGTTAATAATCAAATTATACGCGAAGCTTTAAATACAGCAAGAGCAGCTCGATTGCATATTTTAAGTGTAATGAATCAAGCATTAAACAAATCAAGAAAAGAAATATCTGAATTTGCTCCTCGTATTCATACTATGAAAATTAATCCTGAAAAAATTAAAGATATAATAGGAAAAGGTGGTTCTGTTATTCGTATGTTAACTGAAGAAACAGGAACTATAATTGAAATTGAAGATAATGGTATAATAAAAATATCAGCTTCTGTTAGAGAAAAAGCTACTAATGCCATTCGTAGAATTGAAGAAATTACAGCAGAAATTGAAGTAGGACGAATTTATTCAGGAAAAGTTACACGTATTGTTGATTTTGGCGCTTTTGTCTCAATTGGATTCGGCAAAGAAGGGTTGGTACATATTTCTCAAATTTCTGAGAAAAGAGTTGAAAAAGTTTCTGATCATTTAAAAATTGATCAGATCATATCTGTAAAAGTGTTAGAAATAGATCGTCAAGGTCGATTAAGATTAAGTATAAAAGAAACAGAAAATTTTATCATTTCTAATAACTCGATAAATAATAATATTATCTGA
- the rpsO gene encoding 30S ribosomal protein S15, producing MSLSTTDTKKIILKYGKSQKNTGVTEVQVALLTTQINYLQTHFSQHKKDHCSRKGLLQMVSKRRKLLDYLKKNNMSRYIALIEDLQLRR from the coding sequence ATGTCTTTGTCTACAACAGATACAAAAAAAATCATTTTAAAATATGGTAAATCTCAAAAAAATACAGGTGTAACAGAAGTACAAGTAGCATTATTAACAACTCAAATTAATTATCTTCAAACACATTTTTCTCAGCATAAAAAAGATCATTGTAGTCGTAAAGGTCTCTTACAAATGGTTTCAAAACGTCGCAAACTGTTAGATTATTTAAAGAAAAATAATATGTCTCGTTATATTGCGTTAATTGAAGACTTACAATTAAGACGTTAA
- the truB gene encoding tRNA pseudouridine(55) synthase TruB, producing MFFHKKRNVNGLLLLDKPKGISSNNALQQVKSIFKAKKAGYIGTLDPLATGILPICFGESTKFSRYLSESDKKYHVIAKLGEKTSTSDSDGVIIKKRPIVFTALQFYSSIKSLIGSIDQVPPMYSAIKYNGISLYKYARQGLDINRNSRKISIYNINSINQKNNFFEFEVFCSKGTYIRTLVEDLGEKLGCGAHVIFLRRIKVGSYICEKLVTIYDLNKLLKKDNIKHNSFFKNIDDLLMPIDSPISFLPEVYISSEESYTFKLGKTIDCCSNIENSLVRVKEKDKEFIGLGKINKKGLLIPYRLVSTVTN from the coding sequence ATGTTTTTTCATAAAAAAAGAAATGTTAATGGATTACTTTTATTAGATAAACCTAAAGGTATATCTTCTAATAATGCTTTACAACAAGTAAAGTCTATTTTTAAAGCAAAAAAAGCAGGATATATTGGCACTCTTGATCCACTAGCAACAGGAATATTACCAATTTGTTTTGGAGAATCTACAAAATTTTCTCGTTATTTAAGCGAATCTGATAAAAAATATCACGTAATTGCTAAATTAGGTGAAAAAACATCTACATCTGATTCTGATGGTGTTATTATAAAAAAACGTCCAATTGTTTTTACTGCTTTACAATTTTATTCTTCTATAAAATCACTTATTGGATCAATTGATCAAGTTCCTCCAATGTATTCAGCTATTAAATATAATGGTATATCTTTATATAAATATGCACGTCAAGGATTAGATATTAATCGAAATTCAAGAAAAATTTCAATATATAATATTAATTCTATTAATCAAAAAAACAACTTTTTTGAATTTGAAGTATTTTGTTCAAAAGGAACATATATTCGTACATTAGTTGAAGATTTAGGAGAAAAATTAGGTTGTGGAGCTCATGTAATATTTTTACGTCGTATCAAGGTAGGATCATATATTTGTGAAAAATTAGTAACAATATATGATTTGAATAAATTATTAAAGAAAGATAATATCAAACATAATAGTTTCTTTAAAAATATAGATGATTTATTAATGCCTATAGATAGTCCTATATCTTTTTTACCAGAAGTTTATATTTCTTCGGAAGAATCATATACTTTTAAACTAGGAAAAACAATAGATTGTTGTTCTAATATCGAAAATAGCTTAGTACGAGTTAAAGAAAAAGATAAAGAGTTTATTGGATTAGGTAAGATTAATAAAAAAGGATTATTAATTCCATATCGATTAGTTTCTACAGTTACTAATTAA
- the rbfA gene encoding 30S ribosome-binding factor RbfA: MEKSFNRSVRIAQELQKNIAVIIQYSLQDPRVKTIITISQVRVSKDLSHAQIFVSFLKCNDKLEAIKLLIVLNKASGYIRKLLCKKMKLRIIPNIIFYHDDSFLIGNNISMLLNNLHKKNTLYYEKIKEK; the protein is encoded by the coding sequence ATGGAAAAATCGTTTAATCGATCTGTTCGTATTGCTCAAGAATTGCAAAAAAATATAGCTGTAATTATACAGTATTCGCTTCAAGATCCACGAGTTAAAACAATAATAACAATTTCTCAAGTAAGAGTATCTAAAGATCTATCTCATGCTCAAATATTTGTAAGTTTTTTAAAATGTAATGATAAATTAGAAGCAATAAAACTTTTAATTGTTTTAAATAAAGCTTCTGGTTATATTCGTAAGTTATTATGTAAAAAAATGAAATTAAGAATTATACCAAATATTATTTTTTATCATGATGACTCTTTTCTAATAGGTAATAATATTTCTATGTTATTAAATAATTTACATAAAAAAAATACATTGTATTATGAAAAAATAAAGGAAAAATAG
- the infB gene encoding translation initiation factor IF-2, whose protein sequence is MTDISLKTLSNEIKVSVQELIQELSNIDIVKNENDYINLNEKNILFTHLKNKKRSSLNTLVLQRKTRSTLNIPTLGGKNKSIQIEVRKKRTYLKNNKLENDVLSNRIKNNKNYSNKKHLLSNNQELNNNGTFIEKQHKKNINISKINKDYMISSKLKQIITSTNVNSSKKDEQNKTIRKKIESNISDTNSKKIKRTKEVIWETSKEQKKDYHLTTFLHARQAEDDNDEKVERDKKNHNRTIKHYRYKKNSKTFNNGKYQKEEKRINIRNKKNIKQKNKPILLHQVFQKPESIINRDVVISGAISVSDLANKMAIKSSELIKTMMNMGIIGNINYVLDQDTAQLIAEEMGHKVVIYRENELEEMIMKDRDKGNDISIIRAPVVTIMGHVDHGKTSLLDYIRSTKIAFYEAGGITQNIGAYHVNTDLGSITFLDTPGHSAFTAMRSRGAQITDIVVLVVAADDGVMPQTIEAIQHAKEANVPIIIAINKIDKIDANIDKIKKDLMKYNILSEEWGGENIFIPISAKTGKGINELLHAILLQSEILELKAVHSGMAEGVVIESSLDKGRGPIATVLVKKGNLRKGDIILCGFEYGRVKALRNEIGNEILNAGPSIPVEVLGLSKVAFSGDLVTVVRNEKKAREVASYRKEKSRETKLSGQNRVNLESMFDNINKNDFSELKLILKSDVQGSLEAISSALLKLSTEKVKVKIIGLGIGGITETDASLALASNAIILGFNVRADSSAKKIINTEHLDLRYYSVIYDLIDEVKSAMMGLLSPEYKQNIIGLAEVRNTFKSPKFGLIAGCMILEGVIKRNNPIHILRNNIVIYEGELESLRRFKEDVNEIRNGLECGIGIKNYNDICVGDIIEVFELKEVKKTL, encoded by the coding sequence ATGACAGATATAAGTTTAAAAACGTTATCTAATGAAATAAAAGTATCAGTACAAGAATTGATACAGGAATTATCTAATATTGATATAGTAAAAAATGAAAATGATTATATTAATTTAAATGAGAAAAATATTTTGTTTACACATTTAAAAAATAAAAAACGATCTTCTTTAAATACTTTAGTCTTACAAAGAAAAACACGTAGCACCTTAAACATACCTACGCTGGGAGGAAAAAATAAATCTATACAAATAGAAGTACGAAAAAAAAGAACTTATTTAAAAAACAATAAACTTGAAAATGATGTCTTATCAAACAGAATAAAAAACAATAAAAATTATTCTAATAAAAAACATTTATTATCTAATAATCAAGAACTAAATAATAATGGAACATTTATAGAAAAACAACACAAAAAAAATATAAATATATCAAAAATCAATAAAGATTATATGATATCTTCAAAATTAAAACAGATTATTACATCAACAAATGTAAATAGTTCTAAAAAAGACGAACAAAATAAAACAATAAGAAAAAAAATAGAAAGTAATATTTCTGATACAAATAGTAAAAAGATAAAAAGAACAAAAGAAGTTATATGGGAAACATCTAAAGAACAGAAAAAAGATTATCATTTAACAACATTTTTACATGCTCGTCAAGCTGAAGATGATAATGATGAAAAAGTAGAAAGAGATAAAAAAAATCATAATCGAACAATTAAACATTATCGTTATAAGAAAAATAGTAAAACTTTTAATAATGGAAAATATCAAAAAGAAGAAAAACGTATTAATATTCGTAATAAAAAAAATATAAAACAAAAAAATAAACCAATTTTACTGCATCAAGTATTTCAAAAACCTGAATCTATTATTAATAGAGATGTTGTTATTAGTGGAGCAATCTCTGTATCTGATTTAGCTAATAAGATGGCTATTAAAAGTAGCGAACTTATCAAAACTATGATGAATATGGGAATTATAGGAAATATCAATTATGTTCTTGATCAAGATACAGCGCAATTAATTGCAGAAGAAATGGGTCATAAAGTCGTTATATATCGAGAGAATGAATTAGAAGAAATGATAATGAAAGATCGTGATAAAGGTAATGATATTTCTATTATTAGAGCTCCCGTAGTTACTATAATGGGACATGTAGATCATGGTAAAACATCATTATTAGATTATATTCGTTCAACAAAAATAGCATTTTATGAAGCAGGTGGAATTACGCAAAATATTGGAGCTTATCATGTGAATACTGATTTAGGATCTATTACTTTTTTAGATACACCGGGGCATTCAGCATTTACAGCAATGAGATCTCGTGGAGCACAGATTACTGATATTGTTGTATTAGTTGTAGCTGCAGATGATGGAGTTATGCCGCAAACTATCGAAGCTATTCAACATGCAAAAGAAGCTAATGTTCCAATAATTATTGCTATTAATAAAATAGATAAAATAGATGCAAATATTGACAAAATAAAAAAAGATTTAATGAAATATAATATTCTTTCAGAAGAATGGGGTGGTGAAAATATATTTATACCTATTTCTGCAAAAACAGGGAAAGGTATTAATGAATTATTACATGCTATTTTATTACAGTCAGAAATTTTAGAATTAAAAGCAGTTCATAGCGGTATGGCTGAAGGTGTTGTAATAGAATCATCTTTAGATAAAGGTCGAGGACCTATAGCTACTGTATTAGTAAAAAAAGGAAATTTACGAAAAGGAGATATAATATTATGTGGTTTTGAGTATGGTCGTGTCAAAGCATTACGTAATGAAATTGGAAATGAAATTTTAAATGCAGGACCTTCTATTCCTGTAGAAGTTTTAGGATTATCTAAAGTTGCTTTTTCTGGTGATCTGGTAACTGTTGTACGTAATGAAAAGAAAGCAAGAGAAGTAGCATCCTATCGAAAAGAAAAATCTCGTGAAACAAAATTATCAGGACAAAATAGAGTTAATTTGGAAAGTATGTTTGATAATATAAATAAAAATGATTTTTCAGAATTAAAACTTATTCTTAAATCTGATGTACAAGGTTCTTTAGAAGCAATATCTAGTGCTTTATTAAAATTATCTACTGAAAAAGTTAAGGTAAAAATAATAGGTTTAGGTATTGGAGGTATTACAGAAACAGATGCTTCTTTAGCTTTAGCTTCAAACGCTATTATTTTAGGGTTTAATGTTAGAGCTGATTCTTCTGCTAAAAAAATAATTAATACAGAACATTTAGATCTTCGTTATTATTCAGTTATTTATGATTTAATTGATGAAGTAAAATCAGCTATGATGGGTTTATTATCACCTGAATACAAACAAAACATTATTGGTTTAGCTGAAGTTAGAAATACTTTTAAATCTCCTAAATTTGGTTTAATTGCTGGTTGTATGATTTTGGAAGGGGTTATTAAAAGAAACAATCCTATTCACATACTAAGAAATAATATAGTTATTTATGAAGGTGAACTAGAATCATTACGTCGTTTTAAAGAAGATGTAAATGAGATACGTAATGGATTAGAATGTGGTATAGGAATTAAAAATTATAATGATATATGTGTTGGCGATATTATAGAAGTCTTTGAATTAAAAGAAGTTAAGAAAACATTATAA